Within the Paenibacillus sp. AN1007 genome, the region TTTATGATGCATGAATTGGAACCTGCTTTGAAAAAGGCCATGAGTGTACTCGAGTTCCTAAGCCAAGATGAACAGGCGCGCCAGGAATACGAAGCACGGCAAAAGTTTCTGCGAGACGAAGCCTCGATGATTGAGGGAGCGAGGGAAGAGGGATTAAAAAAAGGTCTTGAGGAAGGAATCAAAGAAGGTATTAAAGAAGGTATTAAAGAAGGTGAAGCTGTGAGTAAACGCAAAATTGCGCAAAATATGCTGGCTCTTGGTCTTGATGAAGAGATTATCATTAAAGCGACAGGACTAAGCTCTTCTGAATTGGAAAGCATCCAACAAAATAAATGACCTTAATATGTCAGTTTCCTAATAAATCAGCAAGGCAATTCGTATATTCTACGGATTGCCTTTTTTTGATAACATGTAAAGAAACCTACCATATTTATTCTCCGAAATGAAATTGGAAGCGGTTCAACCATTGACGGAAGCCGGGATGCACTTTAATATTAGGAAAACAATAAAAGAGCAGCACGGTATGGACTTCAGTCGCATGCCCAAAGTCTAGATTTGTCTGCTTTTGTCGATCAAAGCAACAATGCGTTGAAGCGTTCGTTTTATCCCGCCTTATCGTATCGACGGAAGGTTGACGGAGCAGCGGTGTGGGGGATCACATTTTAACAAATGGAGAGGGGTTCTTACAGATGAAAAAGAAGTTTTGGATGTCACTGATGATGGCTGCTTCGATGATCGTGGCAGCAGGTTGCGGAAATAACAGCGGTTCAGGCTCGGAGTCCAAAGGATCAGACAGCACAACAGGCGGAGGCAGCGCTGAAAAGTCCTATCAGATTGCTATCTCCCAGATTGTTGAACATCCATCACTGGATGCAACACGTGAAGGTTTCATCGCGGCCCTGAAAGACGCAGGCATTGAAGAGAACAAAAACCTCAAGATCGATTACAACAATGCACAGGGGGATTCAACGAATAACCTGTCTATTGCACAGAAAATTGCGGGTGATTCCAAAAACGACCTCGTACTCGGAATTGCTACTCCATCTGCACTGGCCCTCGCGCAGCAGGTGAAGGACAAGCCGCTCCTGTTTGCTGCTGTAACCGATCCACTGGGTGCCAAGCTCGTGAGTGACATGGACAAGCCGGGCGGCAATGTGACCGGAGCATCGGACACGAACCCGGAAGCCATCGTGCAGCTGGCTGACTTTATCGCGAAAAATATGCCAAACGTGAAGACAGTGGGATTGGTGATCAACGAAGGTGAACCGAATGCCGTTGTCATGGCTAACAATGCAGAGAAGGCTCTGGCAGCACATAACATCAAGCTGGTTAAAGCACCAGTAACCAATACATCGGAAGTAAAACAAGCGACAGACTCGCTGGTTGGCAAAGTTGACGCGTTCTACATTACACTCGACAACTCCGTCGTGAGTGCAGTAGATACGATTATCCAGACAGCAAACAGCAATAAAATTCCATTCTTCTCCAGTGACCGCGATACGGTGGAGAAAGGCGCATTTGCGACCGTAGGCTTCAAATATTATGACCACGGCTACCAAGTTGGTGAGATGGCTGCGGACATTCTGAAAAATGGAACAAAACCAGGCGACATGAAAGTTACCGTACCGGATAAGCTCGATCTGATTCTGAACCTGAAGGCGGCTGAAGCCCAGGGGATTACGGTAACGGATGAGATGAAGGCCGAAGTGAAAGATCAGGATAACAACATTATCAAATAATGAGCCAATGAACAAAACGGCCGGTTTCATTTATGGTGCAGCTGGCCGTATGACAATACTTCGACAGACGGATTCGAGGCGAACGTACAGAGGGTTCGCCTCATTTTTTTCGATAGAGATAGACAGGGAGGAAGCAGTGTGAGTATAAGTTGGAATTCCATTGAAGGGGCAATCGAGCTGGGACTGTTATATGCGCTGATGGCACTGGGTGTATACATTACGTTCCGCATTCTGGATTTCCCCGATCTTACCGTAGACGGAAGTTTTACTACAGGGGGCGCAATTGCGGCGGTCATGATCTCCAATGAGTACTCTCCTTGGCTGGCCTGCTTGGCTGCAATGGCTGGCGGAATGATCGCTGGAGCCCTCACGGGTCTGCTGCATACCAAAGGCAAAATTAACGGACTGCTGTCCGGGATTTTGATGATGATTGCCCTATATTCAATCAACATGCGCATTCTTGGCGCACCAAATAAATCGATTATGGGCGTAGAAACGCCGTTCTCAGGTGAACATGTCATGATTCTGATCATCATCGTTGTGCTGGTATTCAAAATCATGCTCGATCTGTTCATGAAAACAGATATCGGTCTCGCACTTCGTGCCACAGGAGATAACAAACGAATGATTCGCAGCTTCGGTGCGAACACAGATGTGACTACCATTATTGGTGTAAGCCTGTCCAATGGACTCGTGGCCTTGTCTGGTGCATTTATTGCCCAGCAATCCGGGTTTGCAGATATTACGATGGGCATCGGGATGATTGTCATTGGTCTGGCTTCCGTCATTATTGGCGAAGCGATCCTCGGAGCCAGAACGGTATTCTGGGCAACGCTGGCGGCTGTAGTCGGCTCAATTATTTACCGTATTGTGGTTGCACTGGCCCTGCAGGTGGAATGGTTTGATACGTCCGATCTCAAGCTGATCACGGCTGTTATCGTTATTATCGCACTCGTCTTCCCGACGATGCAGCGTTCAATGAAACAGCGCAGTCTCGCTCGCAAACGAACCGAAGAGCTGATGCGCTCCGGCGGCCAACAGGCAAAGGGGGGCATGTAGCATGTTAGAGATTACACAAGTTACGAAGCTCTTTAATCCAGGCACAACCGACGAGAAAACGGCGCTGGTTGGAGTAAACCTGACAATGAATCCAGGCGATTTCGTAACGGTCATTGGCAGTAATGGAGCCGGAAAATCAACCCTGATGAATATTATTTCGGGAGTCATGAAACCGGATATGGGCGACGTACTGATCAATGATCGATCGATTAAAAATTTGCCGGAGCATAAACGCAGCAGCTGGATCGGTCGTGTCTTTCAGGACCCGATGGCTGGAACGGCACCGCATATGTCTATTGAAGAGAATATGGCAATGGCGTACAAACGCGGCAAGGGACGCGGACTTGGCTTTGGTGTGACCCGTGCCAGACGTGAAATCTTTAACGCGCAGCTGGAGAAACTGGGAATCGGGCTGGAGAAACGCCCGAATGCCAAGGTGGGTCTTCTGTCGGGCGGCGAGCGTCAGGCGCTGAGTCTGCTGATGGCAACGTTCACTCAGCCGCAGATTCTGCTGCTGGATGAACATACGGCTGCACTTGATCCATCTCGTGCAGAGCTGATTACCGAGCTGACAGAGACACTTGTTCGCGAGATGAGGCTCACTACGCTCATGGTGACTCACAACATGGAGCAGGCTATCCGTCTTGGCAATCGTCTCATCATGATGGATAAGGGACGAATCATTCTCGATGTCAGTGAGGAGCGTAAGCGCACACTCACGGTGCCTGAGCTCCTCGGCGAATTCGAGCAGATTAGCGGCAAGAAGATGGCAGATGACCGCGTTGTGCTGGGATGAAATTTAGAGCACAGGGGGTTCCTTTGAGGGATTCTTGTTAGATTAGATCCACATTTAATATATTAACAGGGCTCTTTGCGTTATCGCAAAGAGCTTTTTTTATGGTATGTTGAAGAGGCCCGAGATCGGGATAGAAACCAGAAATAAGAGTCCGCAGAACAGCTGGATAGAAAAGAAGAGAGACATGATAG harbors:
- a CDS encoding ABC transporter ATP-binding protein, which codes for MLEITQVTKLFNPGTTDEKTALVGVNLTMNPGDFVTVIGSNGAGKSTLMNIISGVMKPDMGDVLINDRSIKNLPEHKRSSWIGRVFQDPMAGTAPHMSIEENMAMAYKRGKGRGLGFGVTRARREIFNAQLEKLGIGLEKRPNAKVGLLSGGERQALSLLMATFTQPQILLLDEHTAALDPSRAELITELTETLVREMRLTTLMVTHNMEQAIRLGNRLIMMDKGRIILDVSEERKRTLTVPELLGEFEQISGKKMADDRVVLG
- a CDS encoding ABC transporter permease, with amino-acid sequence MSISWNSIEGAIELGLLYALMALGVYITFRILDFPDLTVDGSFTTGGAIAAVMISNEYSPWLACLAAMAGGMIAGALTGLLHTKGKINGLLSGILMMIALYSINMRILGAPNKSIMGVETPFSGEHVMILIIIVVLVFKIMLDLFMKTDIGLALRATGDNKRMIRSFGANTDVTTIIGVSLSNGLVALSGAFIAQQSGFADITMGIGMIVIGLASVIIGEAILGARTVFWATLAAVVGSIIYRIVVALALQVEWFDTSDLKLITAVIVIIALVFPTMQRSMKQRSLARKRTEELMRSGGQQAKGGM
- a CDS encoding ABC transporter substrate-binding protein, which translates into the protein MKKKFWMSLMMAASMIVAAGCGNNSGSGSESKGSDSTTGGGSAEKSYQIAISQIVEHPSLDATREGFIAALKDAGIEENKNLKIDYNNAQGDSTNNLSIAQKIAGDSKNDLVLGIATPSALALAQQVKDKPLLFAAVTDPLGAKLVSDMDKPGGNVTGASDTNPEAIVQLADFIAKNMPNVKTVGLVINEGEPNAVVMANNAEKALAAHNIKLVKAPVTNTSEVKQATDSLVGKVDAFYITLDNSVVSAVDTIIQTANSNKIPFFSSDRDTVEKGAFATVGFKYYDHGYQVGEMAADILKNGTKPGDMKVTVPDKLDLILNLKAAEAQGITVTDEMKAEVKDQDNNIIK